CGAGGGTGTAGGGCGGCGGATCGGGGCGTTTGCGGGGCGGATTGACACGTCCCCGAAAGACGGCCTCAGGAGTCATCCAACCGCGCAGCCCGCTCGCGGCATCGGTCCGAAACACTTCAATAACCGGCTCATCTAGAGTCGACGCCAAGTTCATGACGCCCGTCTCGCCATAGAACTCCATGCGTGGGCCTCTGGATGACAGCACGCAGTAAGTCGCGTCCACGTAGGCGAAGGTGGCGACCCCAAAATCCAGCATGAGGTGCGTATTGTCATCGACCTCCACGGTGATCGATCGTCCGCGCGCAGGCCCCTGGCCCACAACTC
This is a stretch of genomic DNA from bacterium. It encodes these proteins:
- a CDS encoding Gfo/Idh/MocA family oxidoreductase, with the translated sequence RTPDFLTDPTWFHKAGAGPLYDLAVYPLHVLTGVLGPAKRVTAFSGIAIPRRVVGQGPARGRSITVEVDDNTHLMLDFGVATFAYVDATYCVLSSRGPRMEFYGETGVMNLASTLDEPVIEVFRTDAASGLRGWMTPEAVFRGRVNPPRKRPDPPPYTLVAGVEHLVEHLERGTPLVLTAAHARHVLEITLAVQRSAREGHAVELRTTFERPRL